Proteins from a single region of Desulfatirhabdium butyrativorans DSM 18734:
- a CDS encoding hybrid sensor histidine kinase/response regulator, whose protein sequence is MNILVVDDEPVMLDSIRIALESNGHRVIGVRSPQEALHQLFSGATPIGLVLTDYLMPGMTGLELLEMVREKHTDLPVILMTAYSETALVIQALKHHCDGFIEKPFSPDQLLAEFDRIEQYRRRKASEKDSGQDLPKIVHQINNPLLAITGYAQLIQMKGCRENGMQQYADKILDAVHQIQHINRKIMQQPTIDNPGQHDPEETGPVSLDERISHCLDFFDGIFTIRHIRVEKRISETGLQVLGNAFDIEQALKNLIANAIDAMAESKRKILSISLAPTTDGRFVDLGVADTGCGIEEEFRDCIFETSFTRKPNGNGLGLAVVKHAIEKHGGSVFVDSQPGNGSRFVIRLPLLEPKTENSWHDGNLETTRLSHSILMDPGKPANRLMYRSL, encoded by the coding sequence ATGAATATCCTGGTTGTCGATGATGAACCCGTCATGCTCGATTCGATCCGTATCGCCCTGGAAAGCAACGGCCATCGGGTCATTGGCGTCCGAAGCCCGCAGGAAGCCCTGCACCAACTATTCTCTGGCGCAACCCCGATCGGTCTGGTGCTGACGGATTATCTGATGCCCGGAATGACCGGGCTTGAGCTTCTGGAAATGGTTCGGGAAAAACACACGGACCTTCCGGTCATTCTCATGACCGCATATTCCGAAACGGCGCTTGTGATCCAGGCACTGAAGCATCATTGCGACGGGTTCATCGAAAAACCCTTCAGCCCGGATCAGTTGCTGGCGGAATTCGACCGGATTGAACAGTATCGCAGGCGAAAGGCATCCGAAAAAGATTCGGGTCAGGACCTGCCCAAAATCGTTCACCAGATCAACAACCCGCTTCTGGCCATTACCGGATATGCCCAGTTGATTCAAATGAAAGGATGCCGCGAAAACGGCATGCAGCAGTATGCCGATAAGATTCTCGATGCGGTGCATCAAATTCAGCACATCAACAGGAAGATCATGCAGCAACCGACAATCGACAATCCTGGCCAGCACGATCCGGAAGAAACCGGACCCGTCTCGCTCGACGAACGGATCAGCCATTGCCTCGATTTTTTTGACGGCATTTTTACAATTCGCCATATCCGAGTGGAAAAGCGGATTTCCGAAACCGGATTGCAGGTACTTGGAAATGCCTTCGATATCGAGCAAGCCCTGAAAAATCTGATCGCAAACGCCATCGACGCCATGGCGGAAAGCAAGCGAAAAATCCTGAGCATCTCTCTTGCGCCGACAACGGACGGCCGGTTTGTCGATCTCGGTGTGGCCGACACGGGATGCGGCATCGAGGAAGAATTCCGGGATTGCATTTTTGAAACTTCCTTTACCCGTAAACCCAACGGCAACGGGCTTGGGCTGGCTGTCGTCAAGCATGCCATCGAAAAACACGGAGGAAGCGTTTTCGTCGACAGTCAACCCGGCAATGGCAGCAGGTTTGTGATTCGGCTGCCTTTGCTGGAACCGAAGACCGAGAACAGTTGGCATGACGGCAATCTGGAAACAACCCGGCTGTCCCATTCGATCCTGATGGATCCGGGGAAGCCGGCCAATCGTTTGATGTATCGCTCGCTGTAA
- a CDS encoding sigma-54-dependent transcriptional regulator gives MLTRILVVDDESDFLQSMERGLRLVGYRNIRTESDPRRAALLLQQKEPVDIALIDMNMPGMNGLELLETIKSASPTTECIMVTAADDVRLAFTCLKRGAFDYRVKPVELEDITSVIQKAMEKKNLLEIHRIGKQKGHPKLEHPEAFSRIITRSESMYRIMKEAELHAQSNVPVLITGETGTGKELMARAIHRASARARRTFTAINMSAINAGLFESEFYGHTKGAFTGAAIERKGYLEETTGGTLFLDEIGSLPLELQGKLLRVMQEGEFFKIGTSRPRGVDVRIVAATNADLETLQNEGTFRKDLFYRLCGAWITLPPLRERKEDIEPLVAAFLKEEAGVEQIEVEDDVWQTLHGYDFPGNIRELKSIVIHAANLAAGTPLSVHHLPRYILEVRPNIRSDNRNMTETEPVTEKISPLAQIEKDHIVRAYEYTGRNKIRTAQLLEIGLNTLRRKLRSYGMD, from the coding sequence ATGCTGACGCGAATTCTGGTTGTAGACGACGAAAGCGATTTTCTGCAGAGCATGGAAAGGGGCCTTCGCCTGGTCGGGTACCGCAACATTCGGACGGAAAGCGATCCCCGCAGAGCGGCTCTCCTGTTGCAGCAGAAAGAACCGGTGGATATCGCGCTCATCGACATGAACATGCCGGGGATGAACGGGCTGGAGCTTCTGGAAACCATCAAAAGCGCGAGCCCCACCACGGAATGCATCATGGTCACCGCAGCGGACGATGTCCGTCTGGCCTTCACCTGCCTGAAAAGGGGGGCTTTCGATTACCGGGTCAAACCGGTAGAACTCGAAGATATCACGAGCGTCATCCAGAAGGCGATGGAAAAGAAGAACCTTCTGGAGATCCATCGGATCGGCAAACAAAAAGGCCACCCCAAACTCGAACACCCGGAAGCGTTTTCCAGGATCATTACCCGATCCGAAAGCATGTACCGCATCATGAAAGAGGCAGAGCTGCATGCCCAGAGCAACGTACCGGTACTGATTACCGGGGAAACGGGAACGGGAAAGGAGCTGATGGCCAGGGCCATCCACCGGGCAAGCGCCAGAGCCAGGCGAACCTTCACGGCCATCAACATGAGCGCCATCAACGCGGGCCTGTTCGAATCCGAATTCTATGGCCACACCAAAGGGGCATTTACCGGGGCGGCGATTGAGCGCAAAGGATATTTGGAAGAAACGACAGGCGGAACGCTATTTCTTGATGAAATCGGAAGCCTGCCGCTCGAATTACAGGGGAAACTGCTCCGGGTCATGCAGGAGGGGGAGTTTTTCAAAATCGGCACCAGCAGACCCAGAGGTGTGGACGTGCGCATTGTCGCAGCGACCAATGCCGATCTGGAAACCCTTCAAAACGAAGGGACCTTTCGAAAAGATTTGTTTTATCGGCTCTGTGGCGCATGGATCACCCTGCCGCCGCTTCGGGAACGCAAAGAGGATATTGAACCGCTGGTAGCAGCCTTTCTGAAGGAAGAGGCGGGTGTCGAGCAAATCGAAGTCGAGGACGATGTCTGGCAGACACTGCACGGATATGATTTTCCCGGAAATATCCGGGAGCTCAAATCTATCGTGATTCATGCAGCCAATCTGGCCGCAGGAACCCCCCTGTCCGTTCATCACCTGCCGCGCTATATCCTGGAGGTCCGGCCGAATATCCGGAGCGACAACCGGAATATGACGGAAACGGAACCGGTTACAGAGAAGATCTCGCCGCTGGCCCAAATCGAAAAAGACCATATTGTGCGTGCCTATGAGTATACCGGCCGGAACAAAATCCGCACCGCCCAGCTCCTTGAAATCGGATTGAATACCCTCCGCCGAAAGCTTCGTTCCTACGGCATGGATTGA